TTAGAAAAATAACATGCTTATTTTTAATTGATGGGTAAAGGTGATGTGAACGAAACTTGACAGATAGTGTGGTTTCATGGTTTCTGTACATTCTCACTTTAATTCTGAGAAATGGTCAATTATTTTGAGAAATGTCTGTGCAACAAAGTTCATCTTCTTACAGTTAACCTGACAACCGCCCAGACCAGCAAAATATGTTGGATATGAATTGATAAGTGTGTTGCAAATATCTATAAACACTGAGTTTGTagaaatgtctgtattttcacattatAATTCATCATCAACATTCCTACATATCAAAActcatgcttaaaaaaacaagatacCCTTGAAAAAATATCTAATTAGCTCTAATTATAACCTTGCAAATATTTTGAAATTCACTGCTgttgttgaatgtgtttttaccTTAACAGGAAGTGGTATGGCAGGTTGTGTAAACTCAACATCCAAACAAGGGTAAAGCCTATTTGGAGAAAGGACTTCAGAGCTGATCAGGTTGGTGGGTCGATAAGGAAGAGCTGGtgggatttcttcttcttcttcttctgcagctgcttGGTGACTTGTGTGAGGGAACAGCAGGTTGTTTGGAGGCAAACTGCTATTTGGTTTTGGATGCTTTTGTGGAAACAGCAGTTCTGCATAGTTGGTCATATCATTTGAGGGCTTACATGAgaccaaacagagaaacaaaagagaGCAGGTGttcattcattttgtgttttctttctgggtgcagcacacaaaaaagATGCAGCTATTGTGGTTTTTAAATGACCAATACTCAGTAATAAATGCTTGAGTTGGAGGATTTGTTGCTGTAGCAATAAGCTGTCCTGTTGTCACGTCATAGTTTGAAATGGATTGTTTTTCATTGCAACTGAAACAATACACTTCAATATTAAGTGTGCTCATTACAATAgcataaaacagaacaaatccTTACTGTATATCTTTGAGAACATTGTACGAAGGTCATATAGCAGACACAATTCCTTACCTGACCACAGGCAACAGTCAGCACCTGAGAGAACGGCATGATGGGAGTCCTGCGATGATAGTCCACCAGGTCTTGCAATGACTGATGACACCTGTTCTCTCCTACAATTTCATATTGGCCATCCTGCCGAGCATCAATCATGAAATGTCTGCAGCGATCCTCGGCGCTGAGGGGTCGCACAAAAGAGTCAAGACTGCAGCACTTTGAACTGTGGTATTAGGTGGGTGTGagaataacaaataaataaatctaccTTTACTCTGAAATTGCTCACCGATATGAGAGAGTGTAGCCGATCCTGCTCTCACTGACTCTGATGAGGAAGTATCCAGGAGGTTTGGGCATGAGCAGGTCTTCTGCTGTTCTACACAAACGACCACAGACAACAGTTAaccttcacacagtcactttaaCCTGTGAATTTTGGggaaagtcctcttttcagtgACGATCACGGTGGGAATCATCATGTTTATATCTGTAAGAAGTACAGCCAGCAAGCTCCCCTAAATGCAGACATagacaaatcaaaaaaaaaaaagttttactaTTGTAAATGAAGTAAACAGATACGCAGTTCAATAATCCAAATGACCGTCCATACTCAGTGTCCACAGCTCTGAACAAATCAAGTTTTACAATATTGAACGAGCTCACAGACTTGTCCACTTATGCTTACATAAGTGTTTAAGTATAATTATTTTCTGGTCTCACATTTCTACAACCAAACTTGTAGGCAGTGACTGAATTCTACATGATTGATTTTAACAGAGTGAAGCGTACTAAACCAACGAGTGTCATGTCTCCTAGTTTTGATGAAGCTCACTTCCAGTTTTTCATGCTTTTGATGTTTCAGTGGAGCAAATGCATTTAATATGTTTGTGGTGAACAACAGCTTCCTGAAAACATTTGCACAACTTCCCAAAATATCATGTTGTAGCCTTGTACAAATCTTTTCCTGCTCACACTGTAAGGCATATATATTTCTACCTTCTGTTACTTCCATACTTTTGCTGTATATACAATGTAAACTTTGACATATATTCTTAAAAACTGTATACTGTTACTCTATCTGTAATGTTAcgatttaaaacaaacattgatATTATCATGAAAAACTACAGTGCAAAAATTACACCACAAGAATACTTTAAACTTCAATAATACTACTGTACATATgcacttttcacatttctatttcAGACTTTTAAAGCAACAATCCTTAACATCGCTCTCTGTCTGGTAATCTCCTCTATGGATGGTTGAGTGGTAAACTTACTTCCTGGAAATAATGCCATGAAACCATTCTGGGACAACACCGTTGTTGATCACGGACTGGAGCTGGTACTTTGCGAACCAGGTGACAGCATCATGCTGTCCTTGTAACGTCTGCGTCAAATCCATCATCATCACACTAttcctctgttgtgtttgatGGAAAAATTCTCTTCACACAGAGACCTGCAATCGTATCATTTACAGCTCATTAATGTTTAATAGAAAATGTCATCATGCAcaagacacacaacacacatagCTTTCAATATCAGTGGTTTCTCTTCAAGGTGTGGTATTCAGAGTGACAGTCCAGTAACATTATTGCAGTTAATGTAttaattattttgcattttcaattaCAAATAtttggtagatttttttttaaagtgcaaaagAAGCAAGATACAGTCAGACTTGCCACGATGATcataaaacagataaaaatagaCTTGTTAAACAATCCAAAATTAGCATTTTAAACATACAAATtaagataaaaaataaaggtTAGACGTCCATTTTTGTAGTAAAAACTGAATTGCACTACTTATGAGGTCTCTAACAACTCACAGCAGAAGTTACTCACCGTTTCTGGCAGCTCTGCAAAGAAATGACACACTGAACTTCCTCCCCTGACTACACC
The window above is part of the Salarias fasciatus chromosome 23, fSalaFa1.1, whole genome shotgun sequence genome. Proteins encoded here:
- the hsh2d gene encoding hematopoietic SH2 domain-containing protein homolog; translation: MMMDLTQTLQGQHDAVTWFAKYQLQSVINNGVVPEWFHGIISRKTAEDLLMPKPPGYFLIRVSESRIGYTLSYRAEDRCRHFMIDARQDGQYEIVGENRCHQSLQDLVDYHRRTPIMPFSQVLTVACGQPSNDMTNYAELLFPQKHPKPNSSLPPNNLLFPHTSHQAAAEEEEEEIPPALPYRPTNLISSEVLSPNRLYPCLDVEFTQPAIPLPVKPVPIPRKRYAAENPSASQPPEVPSRSSVPLRLNQVCTRTVSAPENTSTSGEQAAAITNTQPGKQLEAKVSVVTNFRNLKKKFQKKRSNSQDTTYAEIPKAETDHAENEYQAIDRERTFSGTALSYPCTDVRQTGQGLPQEYFTPPPFAPGH